Proteins co-encoded in one Phragmitibacter flavus genomic window:
- a CDS encoding DUF899 domain-containing protein, which yields MSTRTMIDEQKHPVVSQDQWIAARKELLEKEKASSRSMDELSEARRRLPWVKVEKDYVFDTADGKRSLADLFAGREQLVVYHFMFGPEWQEGCPSCSFVSDHFDGTLAHLAARNVSLVAVSRAPLAKIEGFKERMGWEFPWVSSFGGDFNGDFRVSFDDEDREQGRVNYNYKLQEFPSAEAPGVSVFCKDAAGDVYHTYSAYGRGVESLMGTYRILDLVPKGRDEDGLSFSMEWVRYHDRYDLDGGAARAKSCGSGAVEACA from the coding sequence ATGAGCACCAGAACCATGATTGATGAGCAGAAGCATCCTGTGGTATCGCAGGATCAATGGATCGCGGCCCGCAAGGAGCTGTTGGAAAAGGAGAAGGCATCCTCGCGGTCGATGGATGAATTGAGTGAAGCACGGCGACGGCTGCCGTGGGTGAAGGTAGAAAAGGATTATGTTTTTGATACTGCTGATGGCAAGAGGTCGCTGGCGGATCTGTTTGCGGGTCGCGAGCAGTTGGTGGTGTATCATTTTATGTTCGGACCTGAATGGCAGGAGGGGTGTCCGAGTTGTTCGTTTGTGTCGGATCACTTCGATGGAACGCTGGCGCATTTGGCGGCACGCAATGTGAGTTTGGTGGCGGTGTCGCGTGCGCCGTTGGCCAAGATTGAGGGGTTCAAGGAACGGATGGGTTGGGAGTTTCCGTGGGTGTCGTCTTTTGGCGGGGATTTTAATGGTGACTTCCGCGTGTCATTTGATGACGAGGATCGGGAGCAGGGCAGGGTGAACTACAATTACAAGCTGCAGGAGTTTCCGAGTGCAGAGGCTCCGGGGGTGAGTGTTTTTTGCAAGGATGCTGCCGGTGACGTTTACCATACTTACTCGGCGTATGGGCGTGGGGTGGAGTCTTTGATGGGCACTTATCGAATTCTTGACTTGGTGCCGAAGGGTCGGGATGAGGACGGACTAAGCTTCTCGATGGAATGGGTTCGCTACCATGATCGGTATGATCTTGATGGGGGCGCTGCTCGTGCGAAAAGTTGTGGTTCTGGAGCAGTGGAGGCCTGCGCGTGA
- a CDS encoding sugar phosphate isomerase/epimerase family protein, protein MIKLTGISDEAGAPLEVQIKIHQELGWDSIEARNIEIDGIKGNLHEVPEPIFDKACEMLAAANMKVAGFGSVIGNWAHKIEDPFSITEAEIARAIPRMQKLGTQLIRIMSYAVCKDADGNDLPDQFDDERIKRVAEIKKRFDDAGLTVIHENCMNWGGMSPTYVQRMNDAVPGLKWVFDTGNPVIIADRDKPGQQQDSWEMYQAIKPHIAHVHIKDAFYNPTKKDGDYQYPGEGAGQVEKICADLIASGYDGYISIEPHVAVVFHGAGAADDLSPEAKAKEQYDSYLKYGQKMEALLKKLNAPLG, encoded by the coding sequence ATGATCAAACTTACCGGCATCTCCGACGAAGCAGGCGCACCTCTCGAAGTGCAAATCAAAATCCACCAGGAACTCGGCTGGGATAGCATCGAAGCCCGCAACATCGAAATCGACGGCATCAAAGGCAACCTCCACGAAGTTCCCGAACCCATTTTCGACAAAGCCTGCGAAATGCTCGCCGCCGCCAACATGAAAGTCGCCGGCTTCGGCTCCGTCATCGGCAACTGGGCCCACAAAATCGAAGACCCCTTCTCCATCACCGAAGCTGAAATCGCCCGCGCCATTCCGCGCATGCAAAAACTCGGCACCCAGCTCATCCGCATCATGAGCTACGCCGTCTGCAAAGACGCCGATGGCAACGATCTCCCCGACCAATTCGACGACGAACGCATCAAACGCGTCGCTGAAATTAAGAAACGTTTCGACGACGCCGGCCTCACCGTCATCCATGAAAACTGCATGAACTGGGGCGGCATGAGCCCTACCTACGTCCAGCGCATGAACGACGCCGTTCCCGGCCTCAAATGGGTCTTCGACACCGGCAACCCCGTCATCATTGCCGATCGCGACAAACCCGGCCAGCAGCAGGACTCATGGGAAATGTATCAGGCCATCAAACCCCACATCGCCCACGTCCACATCAAAGACGCCTTCTACAATCCCACCAAAAAAGACGGGGATTATCAATATCCCGGTGAAGGCGCCGGTCAGGTCGAAAAAATCTGTGCCGACCTCATCGCCAGCGGTTACGACGGCTACATCAGCATCGAACCCCACGTCGCCGTCGTCTTCCACGGAGCCGGTGCCGCCGACGACCTCTCCCCCGAAGCCAAAGCCAAGGAGCAATACGACAGCTACCTCAAATACGGTCAAAAGATGGAAGCCCTGCTCAAAAAGCTCAACGCCCCCCTCGGCTAA
- a CDS encoding HAD family hydrolase yields MSDSITSSPPPAFLFDLDGTLVDSVYQHVLAWREALEESNIELSVWRIHRRVGMSGGLFLNALMQETGIKLEREQVEKLQRGHAAAYQRLVSQVRPLPGAKELLAYLTEMKVPWAVATSGRLETAGPNLKILGIGDDVPVVTRDMVRHAKPDPDLFLAAAAKLGVDIQNSVVIGDSVWDLLAARRAKALGVGLLSGGYGQDELERAGAYRVYADPADLLAHLNEVGVRPAMDEE; encoded by the coding sequence ATGAGTGATTCGATTACTTCAAGTCCACCACCGGCGTTTTTGTTCGATCTGGATGGGACGTTGGTGGACAGTGTTTATCAGCATGTGCTGGCGTGGCGGGAGGCGCTGGAGGAGTCGAACATTGAGCTTTCGGTGTGGCGGATTCACCGTCGGGTTGGCATGAGTGGCGGGTTGTTTTTGAATGCGTTGATGCAGGAGACGGGGATCAAGCTGGAGCGGGAGCAGGTGGAGAAATTGCAGCGCGGACATGCAGCGGCGTATCAGAGGCTGGTGTCGCAGGTGAGGCCGTTGCCGGGGGCGAAGGAGTTGTTGGCGTATTTGACGGAGATGAAGGTGCCTTGGGCGGTGGCGACGAGTGGTCGGTTGGAGACGGCGGGGCCGAATTTGAAGATTTTGGGGATCGGAGATGATGTGCCGGTGGTGACGCGCGACATGGTTCGGCATGCGAAGCCTGATCCGGACTTGTTCCTCGCGGCGGCGGCGAAGCTGGGGGTGGACATTCAGAATTCGGTGGTGATTGGGGACAGTGTGTGGGATTTGCTGGCGGCGAGACGGGCGAAGGCGTTGGGGGTGGGTTTGCTATCGGGTGGGTATGGTCAGGATGAACTGGAGAGGGCGGGGGCGTATCGGGTATATGCGGATCCGGCGGATCTTTTGGCGCACTTGAATGAGGTGGGGGTGCGGCCGGCGATGGATGAGGAATGA
- a CDS encoding DUF1549 domain-containing protein, whose protein sequence is MRCFLILFFVGSGWAAEVRGLSREEVDEAAAEIDAGLEKVMRMEGERGILKMPVEAADEDFLRRLMVDVAGRLPTGSEVREFLEDVDADKRAIWIDKVAALPEAHRWRFRRLADALRVKDEVDGVSLRPYVEWLKGEVVEDVPYDGLVKRLLLAKGSMKEDPAAGYLLSDAGEVRQTVAESMRALLGMDVQCAACHDDPFGDASQRQFYELAGAFNRVVEGDGGKKLAEEPVPTRLPENYQYRNGSPGELVKIAALPVSHFGDKLTGGEWKDGVRVALSEWMAGENNERFQEVAVFRVWQWMFGQPLRVYNSVHRGMAAETPDELVGTMNHCETLGRGLRSPMDIDWGTSDAHKEFWTLLRRQWDRCGRRMGEFQRVLAHTRAYQREVWVPSGDSIELNRFLPAPVLRRLPAEVVWDALAGWAGEKQAWLLPEVLPHGHPLRILGRGGRAWSDSDGGLMSHAVARFMMSGDLIKRATDSPVWGKIRGVEDFFIEILGRMPTTGESQMAEAVVQANGGDGMQDVVWALLNTGEFWFLR, encoded by the coding sequence ATGCGTTGCTTCCTGATTCTATTTTTCGTCGGAAGTGGGTGGGCAGCGGAGGTGAGGGGACTTTCGCGGGAGGAGGTCGATGAGGCGGCGGCGGAGATTGACGCGGGTTTGGAGAAGGTGATGCGGATGGAGGGGGAGAGGGGGATCTTGAAGATGCCGGTTGAGGCAGCGGATGAAGATTTTTTGCGGCGATTGATGGTGGATGTGGCGGGAAGATTGCCGACGGGGTCGGAGGTGCGGGAGTTTTTGGAAGATGTCGATGCGGACAAGAGGGCGATTTGGATCGACAAGGTGGCGGCGTTGCCGGAGGCGCATCGCTGGCGGTTTCGTCGGCTGGCGGATGCCTTGAGGGTGAAGGATGAGGTCGATGGCGTTTCTTTGCGACCGTATGTGGAGTGGTTGAAGGGTGAAGTAGTGGAGGATGTGCCTTATGACGGTTTGGTGAAGCGGTTGCTATTGGCCAAGGGGTCGATGAAGGAAGATCCGGCGGCGGGGTATTTGCTGAGTGATGCGGGGGAGGTCAGGCAGACGGTGGCGGAGTCGATGCGGGCATTGCTGGGGATGGATGTCCAGTGTGCGGCGTGTCACGATGATCCGTTTGGCGACGCGTCACAGCGGCAGTTTTACGAGTTGGCGGGTGCGTTCAACCGGGTGGTGGAGGGGGATGGCGGAAAGAAGCTGGCGGAGGAGCCGGTGCCAACGCGGCTGCCGGAAAACTACCAGTATCGAAATGGAAGCCCGGGTGAGCTGGTGAAGATTGCGGCGCTGCCGGTTTCGCACTTTGGGGACAAGTTGACGGGGGGCGAGTGGAAGGACGGGGTGCGTGTGGCGTTGAGCGAGTGGATGGCGGGGGAGAACAATGAGCGCTTTCAGGAGGTGGCGGTGTTTCGGGTTTGGCAGTGGATGTTTGGGCAGCCACTGAGGGTTTACAATTCGGTGCATCGAGGGATGGCGGCGGAAACGCCGGATGAGTTGGTGGGGACGATGAACCATTGTGAGACTCTGGGGAGGGGATTGCGGTCGCCGATGGACATCGATTGGGGCACAAGTGATGCGCATAAAGAATTTTGGACGCTGCTGCGAAGGCAATGGGATCGGTGTGGGCGGCGAATGGGGGAGTTTCAACGGGTGCTGGCCCATACGCGTGCTTATCAACGGGAGGTTTGGGTGCCTTCGGGTGACTCGATCGAGCTAAATCGATTTTTGCCTGCGCCGGTGCTGCGGAGATTGCCGGCCGAGGTGGTGTGGGATGCCCTGGCGGGTTGGGCGGGGGAGAAACAGGCGTGGCTGTTGCCAGAAGTGTTGCCTCACGGGCATCCGTTGCGGATTTTGGGTCGAGGCGGCAGGGCGTGGTCGGATTCGGATGGGGGCTTGATGTCGCACGCTGTGGCGCGATTCATGATGAGTGGGGATTTGATAAAACGGGCGACCGATTCGCCGGTTTGGGGGAAAATTCGTGGGGTTGAGGATTTTTTTATAGAGATCTTGGGCCGGATGCCGACGACGGGAGAGAGCCAGATGGCCGAGGCTGTGGTGCAGGCGAATGGCGGGGATGGAATGCAGGATGTGGTGTGGGCGTTGCTGAATACAGGGGAGTTCTGGTTTTTGCGGTAA
- a CDS encoding alpha/beta hydrolase — MSRVLVLGWVFAVVAQCAWGEVPAIKVLEDVPYKSGDGLTEYEKERCKVDVYLPTTGTNFPVMVWFHGGGLTGGDKTKDNMPEVAGSLAKAGVAVVVANYRLSPKVKFPTYLEDGAAAVKWAKDHLGARGADVNRIFVGGHSAGAYMALMIGLDERHLAGVGLGLKDLAGLVPVSGQTMTHFTVRVERGQDKNRTVADEAAPVHFAGKEGPPMLLLMGDKDWPARLEENAYFVALCRVAGHEAAHLLKVADRDHGSIFKKLSAADDVGGRAVLRFLKAPSEFKLEDEEITKSGAEVDFSR, encoded by the coding sequence ATGTCGAGAGTTTTAGTGTTGGGTTGGGTGTTTGCGGTGGTGGCCCAGTGTGCTTGGGGGGAGGTGCCTGCGATAAAAGTGTTGGAGGATGTGCCTTACAAGTCAGGGGACGGACTGACGGAATATGAGAAGGAGCGTTGCAAGGTGGATGTGTATCTGCCGACGACGGGGACGAATTTTCCGGTGATGGTTTGGTTTCACGGAGGTGGGCTGACGGGAGGCGACAAGACAAAGGACAACATGCCGGAGGTGGCGGGCAGCTTGGCGAAGGCGGGGGTGGCCGTGGTGGTGGCAAATTATCGGTTGAGCCCGAAGGTGAAGTTTCCCACCTATCTTGAGGATGGGGCGGCGGCGGTGAAGTGGGCGAAGGATCACCTGGGAGCGCGTGGGGCGGATGTGAACCGGATTTTTGTAGGCGGGCATTCGGCGGGGGCATACATGGCGTTGATGATTGGTCTGGATGAGCGCCATCTTGCCGGAGTGGGGCTGGGGTTGAAGGACTTGGCGGGATTGGTGCCGGTGAGCGGGCAGACGATGACCCATTTCACGGTGCGGGTGGAGCGGGGTCAGGACAAGAACCGGACGGTGGCGGATGAGGCGGCTCCGGTGCATTTCGCGGGGAAGGAGGGGCCGCCGATGTTGTTGCTGATGGGGGACAAGGACTGGCCGGCGCGTTTGGAGGAGAATGCGTATTTCGTTGCGTTGTGCCGGGTGGCTGGTCACGAGGCGGCGCATCTGCTGAAGGTGGCGGACCGGGATCACGGCAGCATTTTTAAGAAGCTGAGCGCGGCCGATGATGTGGGTGGTCGCGCAGTGTTGCGGTTTTTGAAGGCACCGTCGGAATTCAAGCTGGAGGATGAGGAGATCACCAAAAGTGGGGCTGAGGTTGATTTTTCCCGCTGA
- a CDS encoding NAD(P)/FAD-dependent oxidoreductase: MIFDAAGGINAEHDYDVAVIGGALSGAATAILLMRDNPGIRVLIVERSEKMSRKVGEATVEVSAFFICRVLGMTQYLNENHIAKQGLRFWFANDEVESLDQASEIGPRYLARLASFQLDRSTFDEEVLRRAAQAGATVIRPATVREVELNEGGMQKLEVRRGDETFSVKARWVVDASGMAALLARKNGWWRANEEHPTASAWSRWKGVKDWDGLELAKKFPEWASVSYGIRGTATNHVIGDGWWSWWIPLKGGDVSVGVVFDQRLVKWPEGGKLGDRIKSFLMEHPVGREMLADAEYVEEDVLWRRNLPYCSTTFSGDGFVLVGDAAAFLDPFYSPGMDWISFSATSAARLIAQQRNGKPMTELIVKHNRDFRVCYDRWFRSLYKDKYDYIGEYDLLKLAFRMDLGLYYQGVVEPPFNEGIEALTMPPFSPPSGRLFAALMSTYNARFAKIARRRRRLGMLGKANKGNRFLLKGYTLARSDMWQILGLLRQWAVLELKEGWKSWGREPEVARSAGAAREKSELKPEPVSVPVG, translated from the coding sequence ATGATTTTTGACGCAGCGGGTGGCATCAATGCTGAACATGATTATGACGTGGCCGTGATTGGCGGGGCTTTGTCAGGGGCGGCGACGGCGATTTTGTTGATGCGTGATAATCCGGGAATTCGCGTGCTGATCGTGGAGCGGTCGGAAAAGATGTCGCGCAAAGTAGGTGAAGCGACGGTGGAGGTGAGCGCGTTTTTCATCTGCCGGGTGCTGGGGATGACGCAGTATCTGAACGAAAATCACATCGCCAAGCAGGGGCTGCGGTTTTGGTTTGCGAATGATGAGGTGGAGTCGCTGGATCAGGCGAGCGAGATCGGTCCACGCTATCTGGCGAGACTGGCATCGTTTCAATTGGATCGTTCGACGTTTGATGAGGAGGTGCTGCGTCGCGCGGCGCAGGCGGGGGCAACGGTGATCCGTCCCGCAACGGTGCGGGAGGTGGAATTGAATGAAGGGGGGATGCAGAAGCTGGAGGTGAGGCGGGGAGATGAGACGTTTTCGGTGAAAGCCCGGTGGGTGGTCGATGCGTCGGGAATGGCGGCATTGTTGGCGCGGAAAAATGGCTGGTGGCGGGCGAATGAGGAGCATCCGACGGCTTCGGCCTGGTCGCGTTGGAAGGGTGTGAAGGACTGGGACGGACTGGAGTTGGCGAAGAAGTTTCCAGAGTGGGCCTCGGTTTCTTATGGGATCCGAGGAACGGCGACGAACCACGTGATTGGCGATGGCTGGTGGAGCTGGTGGATTCCGCTCAAGGGTGGGGATGTGAGTGTGGGGGTGGTCTTTGATCAGCGTCTGGTGAAGTGGCCGGAGGGCGGCAAGCTGGGGGATCGCATCAAGTCATTTTTGATGGAGCATCCAGTGGGGCGGGAGATGCTGGCGGATGCGGAATACGTGGAGGAGGATGTGCTCTGGAGGCGCAATTTGCCGTATTGTTCGACGACCTTTTCGGGGGACGGATTCGTTTTGGTGGGGGATGCAGCGGCGTTTTTGGATCCGTTTTATAGTCCGGGGATGGACTGGATCTCGTTTTCTGCAACGAGTGCGGCGAGGTTGATCGCCCAGCAGCGCAATGGCAAGCCGATGACGGAATTGATTGTGAAGCACAATCGCGATTTCCGGGTGTGCTACGACCGCTGGTTCAGGTCGCTCTACAAGGACAAGTATGATTACATCGGAGAGTATGATTTGCTGAAACTGGCATTTCGGATGGATCTCGGTTTGTATTATCAGGGGGTTGTGGAGCCGCCATTTAACGAGGGGATTGAGGCATTGACGATGCCGCCGTTTTCTCCTCCGAGTGGTCGTTTGTTTGCAGCGTTGATGAGCACCTACAATGCGCGCTTTGCGAAGATTGCGCGTCGACGTCGTCGACTGGGCATGTTGGGCAAGGCCAACAAGGGGAATCGATTCTTGTTGAAGGGATACACCCTGGCGCGCAGCGACATGTGGCAGATTCTGGGATTGCTGAGGCAGTGGGCGGTGCTGGAACTGAAGGAGGGTTGGAAGAGTTGGGGCCGCGAGCCGGAGGTGGCCAGGTCTGCTGGAGCAGCCAGGGAGAAATCGGAGTTGAAACCCGAGCCGGTTTCGGTGCCGGTCGGTTGA